From Fibrobacter sp. UWB5, the proteins below share one genomic window:
- a CDS encoding T9SS type A sorting domain-containing protein → MNMVSTGSKMVSRVALGVALLGFAGAYAQVSINKAEGWLESAFAEWASDGSDSYNVYYSGAGASNVKVDGQLIRKYGSKYRVDVVGLKAGSYTLKVASVKGGKEGASTTSKSLTVKAHDRAGFAFSNGHVPGAYKTDGTLKSGAVVLYVTESTKNTIKLDVVTSSKGAVTECVGLQNILTAFKKGYDTRPLAIRLIGNVTDPEVTDKGDILIDMGKKEGGAMTIEGIGNDATANGWGIRIKNAFDVEIRNIGVMNVDSDEGDNIGLQQDNQYIWVHNCDFFYGHAGSDKDQVKGDGALDCKKSTYVTFSYNHFWDNGKSNLLGLSEGTTDGLYITYHHNWYDHSDSRHPRVRFYSAHVYNNYYDGVAKYGAGSTKGSSVFMEANYFRNCKYPMMTSMQGSDVYAGGTTRDTKNNPTFSSEDGGTIKAYNNHMEGSYTFIPYGASKYVLKGSETAAGSIDTKADFDAYVVSSRNDKVPNTVKSYAGANTYNNFDTDNSVMYSYTADSPAQAMANVRAYAGRVQGGDFKWAFDNSVDDAAYEVNQKLKDALMAYKGSNGEVMEYASSSSVAPASSSSVESSSSVQSSSSEAKSSSSEAKSSSSEEVSSSSEAKSSSSQEEVDSSSSEQSQAIAVKMQVASPMRYIASESRLEINVDVRRLNIFDVNGHVVKVSTEAVSQSSVDLSSLKPGIYLVRLVAGGKAYQQKIVKR, encoded by the coding sequence ATGAATATGGTTTCAACAGGTTCCAAAATGGTTTCTAGAGTGGCGCTCGGTGTGGCGCTTCTCGGATTTGCCGGGGCTTATGCCCAGGTGTCGATCAACAAGGCCGAAGGCTGGCTCGAATCGGCTTTTGCCGAATGGGCTTCCGATGGTTCGGACAGCTACAATGTTTACTATTCGGGCGCTGGCGCAAGCAACGTCAAGGTAGACGGTCAGCTCATTCGCAAGTACGGCTCCAAGTACCGTGTTGACGTGGTCGGCCTCAAGGCCGGTAGCTACACGCTCAAGGTGGCCTCTGTCAAGGGCGGCAAAGAAGGTGCTTCCACCACTTCGAAGTCCCTGACCGTTAAGGCCCATGATCGCGCGGGCTTCGCTTTTAGCAACGGCCATGTTCCGGGTGCTTACAAGACCGATGGTACGCTCAAGAGCGGCGCCGTGGTTCTCTATGTGACCGAATCGACCAAGAATACCATCAAGCTTGATGTGGTGACGAGCAGCAAGGGTGCTGTAACGGAATGCGTGGGCCTCCAGAATATCTTGACGGCATTCAAGAAGGGCTACGATACGCGTCCGCTCGCCATTCGCTTGATTGGCAACGTGACCGACCCCGAAGTGACCGACAAGGGTGACATTCTGATTGACATGGGCAAAAAGGAAGGTGGCGCCATGACGATCGAAGGTATCGGTAACGACGCTACGGCAAACGGCTGGGGCATTCGTATCAAGAACGCTTTCGATGTTGAAATCCGCAACATCGGTGTTATGAATGTCGATTCCGACGAAGGCGACAACATTGGCCTGCAGCAGGATAACCAGTACATTTGGGTGCACAACTGCGACTTCTTCTACGGCCATGCGGGTAGCGATAAGGACCAGGTCAAGGGCGATGGTGCCTTGGACTGCAAAAAGTCCACCTACGTGACCTTCAGCTACAACCATTTCTGGGATAACGGCAAGTCGAACTTGCTCGGCCTTTCCGAAGGTACGACTGACGGTCTCTACATCACTTATCACCACAACTGGTACGACCATTCCGATAGCCGCCACCCGCGCGTGCGCTTCTACAGCGCCCATGTGTACAATAACTACTACGATGGCGTGGCCAAATACGGCGCTGGTTCTACGAAGGGCTCTTCCGTGTTTATGGAAGCGAACTACTTCCGTAATTGCAAGTACCCGATGATGACGTCTATGCAGGGAAGCGACGTGTATGCTGGCGGCACCACTCGCGATACCAAGAACAATCCGACATTCAGCAGCGAAGATGGCGGTACGATCAAGGCTTATAACAACCACATGGAAGGTTCTTACACGTTCATTCCGTATGGTGCAAGCAAGTATGTGCTCAAGGGCTCTGAAACGGCTGCTGGCTCCATCGATACCAAGGCCGACTTTGACGCCTACGTGGTTTCTAGCCGCAACGACAAGGTTCCGAATACGGTCAAGTCTTATGCCGGTGCGAATACCTACAACAACTTTGATACCGACAATTCCGTGATGTACAGCTACACGGCGGATTCTCCGGCGCAGGCCATGGCGAATGTGCGTGCCTATGCGGGCCGCGTGCAGGGTGGCGATTTCAAGTGGGCGTTCGACAACTCGGTGGACGATGCCGCCTACGAAGTGAACCAGAAGTTGAAAGATGCCCTGATGGCTTACAAGGGAAGCAACGGCGAAGTTATGGAATATGCAAGCTCCAGTTCTGTGGCGCCGGCATCCAGCAGTTCCGTGGAATCCAGCTCGTCGGTGCAGTCTTCCAGCTCTGAGGCGAAGTCTTCAAGTTCCGAAGCCAAGTCCTCTAGCTCCGAAGAGGTTTCGTCTAGTTCCGAGGCAAAGTCCTCCAGCTCTCAGGAAGAAGTGGATAGTTCTTCGAGCGAACAATCCCAGGCGATTGCCGTTAAGATGCAGGTTGCTTCTCCGATGCGCTACATTGCTAGCGAAAGCCGTCTTGAAATCAATGTGGATGTGCGCCGCCTGAACATTTTCGATGTGAATGGCCATGTCGTAAAGGTGTCGACCGAGGCGGTATCGCAGTCGAGTGTTGATTTGAGTAGCCTTAAGCCGGGAATTTACCTGGTTCGTCTAGTGGCGGGCGGCAAGGCCTACCAGCAGAAAATTGTGAAACGGTAA
- a CDS encoding DegT/DnrJ/EryC1/StrS aminotransferase family protein, with product MISFVNLTAQREKYRFELEKAEREVLNSGCYIGGPQVQALEKELSEYLGGNTHTITCASGTDALTIALMTMDLHPGDEVIVPDFTFIAPAECVALLGGIPKFADIDRETLQIAPKSVKELIGPRTKGIIAVNLFGQCAPFKELREIATEHKLWIIEDSAQAFGARTNQMACTFGDIAITSFYPSKPLGCYGDGGALFTANEDYAQKIRMIANHGSAGRYQHEIAGMNSRLDALQAAVLRVKLKHLDEELVVRRQNAAKYDAFFAEYNRTATADEKIVPQKIETGCKCTYAQYTVLAENREGFIQKLKAAEIPYCIHYPSALRNQPCFRQFYQEPLGGIIWIEEDHPDPNSVKVSRKAISLPVCAFTDVAEIIEKLKAHL from the coding sequence ATGATTTCCTTTGTAAATTTAACTGCACAACGCGAAAAATACCGTTTTGAACTGGAAAAAGCCGAACGAGAGGTGTTGAACAGCGGTTGTTACATAGGAGGTCCCCAGGTACAAGCGCTCGAAAAGGAACTTTCGGAGTATTTGGGTGGAAACACCCACACGATCACCTGCGCAAGCGGCACAGATGCCCTCACTATCGCCCTGATGACCATGGATTTACACCCTGGCGACGAGGTGATTGTCCCCGACTTTACCTTTATTGCCCCCGCAGAATGCGTTGCACTTCTCGGCGGCATTCCCAAATTTGCCGATATTGACCGAGAAACCCTGCAAATTGCCCCAAAAAGCGTCAAAGAACTGATTGGACCGCGCACCAAGGGCATTATCGCAGTAAACCTGTTCGGCCAGTGCGCCCCTTTTAAGGAACTGCGCGAAATCGCAACGGAACATAAGCTCTGGATAATCGAGGACAGCGCCCAGGCATTCGGGGCCAGGACTAACCAGATGGCATGCACCTTCGGAGATATCGCCATTACCAGCTTTTACCCGAGCAAGCCCCTCGGCTGCTACGGAGATGGCGGAGCACTCTTTACCGCCAACGAAGACTACGCCCAAAAAATCCGCATGATCGCAAACCATGGGAGCGCCGGGCGTTACCAGCACGAAATTGCCGGTATGAACAGCCGACTCGACGCACTGCAGGCGGCAGTTCTCCGAGTCAAGCTCAAGCACCTCGACGAAGAACTCGTGGTAAGGCGCCAAAATGCGGCCAAGTACGACGCCTTTTTTGCCGAATACAACCGCACCGCAACCGCCGACGAAAAGATTGTTCCGCAAAAAATCGAAACCGGATGCAAGTGCACCTACGCCCAGTATACGGTTTTGGCCGAGAATCGCGAAGGGTTCATCCAAAAACTGAAAGCAGCCGAAATTCCCTACTGCATTCACTACCCCAGCGCCCTGCGGAACCAGCCTTGCTTTAGGCAATTTTACCAGGAGCCCCTGGGCGGCATCATTTGGATCGAAGAAGACCACCCTGATCCGAATTCGGTTAAGGTCTCCAGGAAGGCTATCAGCCTGCCTGTTTGCGCCTTCACCGATGTTGCGGAAATTATCGAAAAGCTAAAGGCTCACCTGTAG
- a CDS encoding mechanosensitive ion channel family protein yields the protein MIDSIRLFLETRFGGVLDHSVIQRLFVAMLLLVAARLLLIFLKYVISHAESRGLDSSAKPLVYSLFSYCIYIVTLLLVLHVLGVNTAGIVALVGAASLAVGLALKDALANIASGLLLLFLRPFKAGDYIECGNIKGNIIGIGLFNTTLRTLDGLYVSSPNTALWGQPIVNFSKNPLRRLEITVGIDYGDSPEKALDIMRDVVAGEPLFMRKPEPQFFVSGLEDSAVNVTFRAWTRTQDYFNLRWKYTAEIKKRFVEEKITIPFPQRVVHFVDRPQGPV from the coding sequence ATGATAGATTCGATTAGGCTTTTTCTTGAAACCCGTTTTGGTGGAGTCCTGGACCACTCCGTGATCCAGCGGCTGTTTGTCGCGATGCTGCTTTTGGTGGCGGCTCGCTTGCTCTTGATTTTCTTGAAGTATGTCATTAGCCATGCCGAAAGTCGGGGCTTGGATTCCTCGGCCAAACCGCTGGTCTATTCGCTATTCTCGTACTGCATCTACATCGTTACTTTGTTGTTAGTGCTGCATGTGTTGGGCGTGAATACCGCAGGCATTGTGGCGCTAGTTGGTGCGGCGAGCTTGGCCGTGGGCCTCGCCTTGAAAGATGCCCTGGCAAACATCGCCTCTGGCTTGCTCTTATTGTTCCTTCGCCCCTTTAAGGCGGGCGACTACATTGAATGCGGCAATATCAAGGGCAACATCATCGGAATCGGTCTCTTTAATACCACGCTCCGCACGCTGGATGGCCTGTACGTTTCTTCGCCGAATACAGCCCTGTGGGGTCAACCCATTGTGAACTTTAGCAAGAATCCGCTCCGCAGGCTCGAAATCACGGTCGGAATCGACTACGGTGATTCTCCGGAAAAGGCGCTCGACATCATGCGCGACGTAGTGGCGGGCGAGCCCCTGTTCATGCGCAAGCCTGAACCTCAGTTCTTTGTCTCGGGCCTCGAAGACAGCGCCGTGAACGTGACCTTTAGGGCCTGGACCCGCACCCAGGACTATTTTAATTTGCGTTGGAAATACACTGCCGAAATCAAGAAACGCTTTGTTGAAGAAAAAATTACAATTCCGTTCCCGCAGCGTGTCGTCCATTTCGTAGATCGCCCTCAAGGTCCAGTTTAA
- a CDS encoding nodulation protein NfeD produces MKLFERIFSTLLVLAAFCLADTTSIAPVDSAKTATDSVITQETKKHAVWIKLEGDVEPSMYDFCARAIDDALQENPDYIVFEINTFGGRLDAAFDLVDTIMAVKGPTTIALVKKKAISAGSLIALACQKLYMLEATTIGDCAPIVQGGDGTPQIVGEKIQSPLRAKFRNLAQRNGYPELLSSAFVTPELEILELTATLDKGKKSQRDTTLIIEGSKYSVLDSAAKAFWGAPKILVKEGELLTMTDKEAQELGFSQGTFKSRDEFETKLAIESRSEVETTLGEDIASAIAAISGILLILGFGALYIEFKTPGFGLFGIIGLILIGIVFLGQFAPQLDGYIPAILLVAGVVLFLVEIFVMPGTFLFGIGGIVCMILALALSFEPSEMPEYVPETIETTFDATPWLLGLLYMLSCAAIALVFPIAASKYLIPLLPEGWTPMLKTDLETAASPTEAVQEVSVGDEGIAKTFLRPVGQALINGKLFDVQTHGEIIEASTRIKVTAVQEGHIWVTVAKTEMEG; encoded by the coding sequence ATGAAGTTGTTTGAGCGTATTTTTTCTACCCTTTTGGTGCTTGCGGCGTTCTGTCTTGCCGACACCACATCGATCGCCCCCGTCGATTCCGCAAAAACGGCAACCGATTCGGTCATTACACAAGAAACTAAAAAGCATGCAGTCTGGATTAAGCTGGAAGGTGACGTAGAACCGTCGATGTACGATTTCTGCGCCCGCGCCATCGATGACGCGCTCCAGGAAAATCCGGACTACATCGTCTTCGAAATCAACACCTTCGGCGGACGCCTCGACGCAGCCTTCGACCTGGTGGACACCATTATGGCCGTCAAGGGCCCAACCACTATCGCGCTCGTGAAAAAGAAAGCGATCAGTGCGGGCAGTCTTATCGCGCTCGCCTGCCAAAAGCTTTACATGCTCGAAGCCACCACGATCGGCGACTGCGCCCCCATCGTGCAGGGCGGCGACGGCACTCCGCAAATCGTCGGCGAAAAAATCCAGTCTCCGCTCCGTGCCAAATTCAGGAACCTTGCCCAGCGTAACGGTTACCCGGAACTTCTGAGTTCCGCCTTCGTTACGCCGGAACTCGAAATTCTCGAACTCACCGCCACGCTCGACAAGGGTAAAAAGTCTCAGCGCGACACCACGCTCATTATCGAAGGCTCCAAGTACAGCGTCCTCGACAGCGCCGCCAAGGCATTCTGGGGCGCCCCGAAGATTCTCGTGAAAGAAGGCGAACTCCTGACCATGACCGACAAGGAAGCGCAGGAACTCGGATTCTCGCAGGGAACCTTCAAAAGCCGCGACGAATTTGAAACCAAGCTCGCTATCGAAAGCAGGAGCGAAGTCGAAACGACCCTCGGCGAAGACATCGCCTCCGCAATTGCCGCTATTTCGGGCATTCTCCTGATTCTCGGCTTCGGCGCGCTCTACATCGAATTCAAGACGCCGGGATTTGGCTTATTCGGAATCATCGGCCTCATCCTGATTGGCATCGTGTTCCTCGGACAGTTCGCCCCGCAGCTTGATGGCTACATTCCGGCGATTCTGCTGGTGGCCGGCGTGGTGCTGTTCCTGGTCGAAATCTTCGTGATGCCGGGAACGTTCCTGTTCGGCATCGGCGGCATCGTGTGCATGATTCTTGCACTCGCGCTTTCGTTCGAGCCCTCGGAAATGCCCGAATACGTGCCCGAAACCATCGAAACGACTTTTGACGCCACGCCCTGGCTACTCGGGTTACTCTACATGTTAAGCTGCGCGGCAATCGCGCTCGTATTCCCGATCGCCGCAAGCAAGTACCTGATTCCGCTTTTGCCCGAAGGTTGGACGCCTATGCTCAAGACCGATTTGGAAACCGCTGCCTCGCCCACCGAAGCTGTTCAAGAAGTTTCTGTCGGCGACGAAGGTATCGCCAAGACGTTCCTGCGCCCTGTGGGCCAAGCGCTCATTAACGGCAAGCTATTTGACGTGCAGACCCACGGCGAAATCATCGAAGCAAGCACCCGCATCAAGGTGACCGCCGTACAAGAAGGCCACATCTGGGTGACGGTTGCTAAAACTGAAATGGAAGGCTAG
- the leuA2 gene encoding 2-isopropylmalate synthase LeuA2: MSENKNTIERQPFFYDVTLRDGNQALPKPWNNAQKKDVYLQLLKLGVQGAEVGFPASSEMDFESCKELAQLTAKMAEEGDEVAKRIVVSGLARCVESDIQRCWEAVQYAPHPRIHTFLATSPLSMEHVLHMTPEQVKEKAVHCVKFAKSLVGSKGDVEFSAEHFGDCLENMDFVIDVLKAVVEAGATTINLPNTVERYRPFLYVNQIKQVYEALPKNITISVHCHNDLGMATAATVESFFVGATQLEVALNGLGERCGNTNFYEVAVALHNSGVNTGLHMERIYETAILISQWSGISIYSRAPLIGAEAIVHRSGIHQDGASKTKDMKKGAYRPIDYSIIGRHQNDSLSFTSQSGRTAVYEIITKFGYKMSLAEAAELQPILKACSEKEGELSAERVLDVFREHFVNVNGRLIFNNIEVVPDENRFIFHFKKDGESLVKSVTAEGPIEAALMLMREIGMPVELVKYRQLVVPEKDKVWAGRGLSRIVLKANNVEVEGRGVSSDTLKANMRALFGGVNLLYKKQ; the protein is encoded by the coding sequence ATGAGCGAAAATAAGAACACGATTGAAAGACAACCCTTCTTTTACGACGTCACGCTGCGTGACGGTAACCAGGCTCTTCCGAAGCCCTGGAACAATGCCCAGAAAAAGGACGTGTACCTGCAACTCTTGAAACTCGGCGTGCAGGGTGCCGAAGTTGGTTTCCCGGCTTCGTCCGAGATGGATTTCGAATCGTGTAAGGAACTTGCCCAGCTGACCGCCAAGATGGCTGAAGAAGGCGACGAAGTCGCCAAGCGCATCGTGGTCTCTGGCTTGGCCCGCTGCGTGGAAAGCGATATCCAGCGCTGCTGGGAAGCGGTGCAGTATGCTCCGCATCCGCGTATCCACACCTTCCTTGCCACAAGCCCGCTCTCTATGGAACATGTGCTGCACATGACTCCGGAACAGGTGAAGGAAAAGGCCGTTCATTGTGTGAAGTTTGCCAAGTCGCTCGTGGGTAGCAAGGGCGATGTGGAATTCAGTGCCGAACATTTCGGTGACTGCCTCGAAAACATGGATTTTGTGATTGACGTGCTGAAGGCCGTGGTCGAAGCCGGTGCGACGACCATCAACCTGCCGAATACGGTCGAACGTTATCGTCCGTTCCTGTACGTGAATCAAATCAAGCAGGTGTACGAAGCCCTGCCGAAGAATATCACGATTTCAGTCCACTGCCACAACGACTTGGGTATGGCAACGGCTGCGACCGTCGAAAGTTTCTTCGTGGGTGCGACCCAGCTGGAAGTTGCCCTGAACGGTCTCGGTGAACGTTGCGGCAACACGAACTTCTACGAAGTCGCAGTCGCGCTGCATAACTCCGGCGTGAATACGGGCCTGCACATGGAACGCATTTATGAAACGGCAATCTTGATTTCTCAGTGGTCCGGCATCAGCATTTACAGCCGCGCCCCGTTGATCGGTGCCGAAGCGATCGTGCACCGTAGCGGCATCCACCAGGATGGCGCCTCTAAGACGAAGGACATGAAGAAGGGCGCATACCGCCCGATTGACTACTCGATTATCGGTCGTCACCAGAACGATTCGCTCAGCTTTACGAGCCAGAGTGGCCGTACCGCCGTGTACGAAATCATCACGAAGTTCGGCTACAAGATGTCTCTTGCCGAAGCCGCCGAACTGCAGCCGATTCTGAAGGCTTGCAGCGAAAAAGAAGGTGAACTGTCTGCCGAACGCGTGCTGGATGTGTTCCGCGAACATTTCGTGAATGTGAACGGTCGCCTGATTTTCAACAACATCGAAGTCGTGCCCGACGAAAACCGCTTTATCTTCCACTTCAAGAAGGATGGCGAATCTTTGGTGAAGTCCGTGACGGCCGAAGGTCCGATCGAGGCGGCCCTCATGCTCATGCGTGAAATCGGCATGCCGGTGGAACTCGTCAAATACCGTCAGCTCGTGGTGCCTGAAAAGGACAAGGTCTGGGCAGGCCGAGGCCTCAGTCGCATAGTGCTGAAGGCGAACAACGTCGAAGTCGAAGGCCGCGGTGTGTCGAGCGATACGCTCAAGGCAAACATGCGTGCCCTCTTCGGTGGCGTGAACCTGCTGTATAAAAAGCAGTAG
- a CDS encoding pyridoxal phosphate-dependent aminotransferase encodes MLSSRLPKDLSPSPFFAELERAKAGSAPFIDMTVSSPVKAGLPIDLDAAVESARSGFGCWNPDAAGWKSAREAVVEYYRERGGDFTAGQIILTASTSEAYSVLFKTFCDPGDVILTPMPGYPLLDTLAQLEHLECAPYFLQLKREKSSFRFVLDSDSLLAAPEKAKILLLVSPHNPTGHCVSREEWNIAVRFCEENGMILVVDEVFGDYGFSNKVSRTWQYVFGACHPGPRNKFGVNSEHLWDAGGNDLINLPENGPKCPIFWLNGLSKAVGSPQLKLGWMAFYAPRERFEEIRAALEFVEDAYLSVSAPAQALGTSLLPKAAAYEAQVKERLLANWQTLRDAFPAKYCPEVLGGWYAVVRLGEDDEELTLRLLKEKHVLVQPGFFFDFDEDGWVVISLLQEPATFKEAVQRMKELQ; translated from the coding sequence ATGCTTTCTTCTCGACTTCCTAAAGATCTATCTCCGTCTCCGTTCTTTGCCGAACTGGAGCGTGCGAAGGCTGGGTCAGCGCCGTTTATTGACATGACGGTTTCTTCGCCTGTGAAGGCAGGGCTGCCGATTGATTTGGATGCGGCGGTGGAGTCGGCTCGAAGCGGCTTCGGTTGCTGGAATCCGGATGCAGCAGGCTGGAAGTCTGCACGAGAGGCGGTGGTGGAGTACTACCGTGAACGTGGCGGCGACTTTACGGCGGGGCAGATTATTCTGACGGCGAGTACGAGCGAAGCCTACTCGGTGCTGTTCAAGACGTTCTGCGACCCGGGTGACGTGATTCTGACGCCGATGCCGGGCTATCCGCTCTTGGATACGCTTGCGCAACTTGAACACTTGGAATGTGCACCGTATTTTCTGCAACTGAAGCGAGAGAAGTCTTCTTTTAGATTCGTTCTCGATTCCGACAGTTTGCTTGCGGCTCCGGAGAAAGCTAAGATTTTGTTGCTGGTTTCGCCGCATAACCCGACGGGCCATTGCGTCTCCCGCGAAGAATGGAATATTGCGGTCCGCTTCTGCGAAGAAAACGGCATGATTCTCGTGGTCGACGAAGTCTTCGGTGATTACGGCTTTTCAAATAAAGTTTCGCGGACTTGGCAATATGTTTTCGGAGCGTGTCATCCTGGGCCCCGAAACAAGTTCGGGGTAAACTCCGAACATCTCTGGGATGCGGGCGGAAACGACCTCATCAATCTGCCGGAGAATGGTCCCAAGTGTCCGATATTCTGGCTGAACGGCTTAAGCAAGGCCGTAGGCTCGCCGCAGCTCAAGCTCGGCTGGATGGCTTTCTACGCCCCGCGTGAACGCTTCGAAGAAATCCGCGCGGCTCTTGAATTTGTGGAAGATGCCTACCTGAGTGTGTCCGCTCCGGCGCAGGCGCTGGGTACGTCGCTATTGCCCAAGGCCGCAGCTTACGAAGCTCAAGTCAAGGAACGCTTGCTTGCCAACTGGCAGACGCTCCGCGATGCATTCCCGGCCAAGTACTGCCCCGAGGTTTTGGGCGGCTGGTATGCAGTCGTGCGCCTCGGCGAAGACGACGAGGAACTCACGCTTCGCTTGCTCAAAGAAAAGCATGTACTGGTGCAGCCCGGATTCTTCTTCGATTTTGACGAAGACGGCTGGGTGGTGATTAGCTTGCTGCAAGAACCCGCAACCTTCAAGGAAGCGGTGCAGCGAATGAAAGAACTGCAATAG
- the rpsT gene encoding 30S ribosomal protein S20, with protein MPQHKSCKKRLLQAEKANAMNRSTRSAIRTALKAVRSATSKEEALKAMPALFSMLDKAAAKGRAGFCANRVANYKAKAAKVINGLA; from the coding sequence GTGCCTCAACACAAATCTTGCAAAAAGCGTCTGCTTCAGGCCGAAAAGGCCAATGCCATGAACCGTTCTACCCGTTCCGCTATCCGCACCGCCCTCAAGGCTGTCCGTAGCGCAACTTCTAAGGAAGAAGCCCTCAAGGCCATGCCGGCTCTGTTCAGCATGCTCGACAAGGCTGCTGCCAAGGGTCGTGCCGGTTTCTGCGCTAACCGCGTCGCTAACTACAAGGCCAAGGCCGCTAAGGTCATTAACGGTCTCGCCTAA
- a CDS encoding roadblock/LC7 domain-containing protein, with protein sequence MSDFTIYSDDAAKVQRLMTAYQASVKAEYIVLCHRDGSIIAEVGSLGIDATPLAVLSTASFDSARQVGMMLGGENFQAVSFTGESRSIYIAPVDQALLLVQIFPGSKLPNRIEDFNRLLVEKLVDAVPAFTQNTSRLVR encoded by the coding sequence ATGAGCGATTTTACCATTTATTCTGATGATGCCGCCAAGGTCCAGCGTTTAATGACAGCCTACCAGGCGAGCGTCAAGGCCGAATATATTGTTCTTTGCCATCGTGACGGATCCATTATTGCAGAAGTCGGCTCCTTGGGAATCGATGCAACTCCGCTTGCCGTGCTTAGCACTGCATCGTTTGACTCTGCACGCCAGGTGGGCATGATGCTCGGTGGCGAAAACTTCCAGGCGGTATCCTTTACGGGCGAAAGCCGTTCCATCTACATTGCTCCTGTAGACCAGGCGCTCTTGTTGGTCCAGATTTTCCCGGGCTCCAAGCTCCCGAACCGTATCGAAGACTTTAACCGCTTGCTGGTTGAAAAGTTGGTCGACGCTGTTCCTGCCTTTACGCAGAATACCAGCCGCCTGGTTCGTTAA